The Ochotona princeps isolate mOchPri1 chromosome 26, mOchPri1.hap1, whole genome shotgun sequence genome contains a region encoding:
- the TRMT5 gene encoding tRNA (guanine(37)-N1)-methyltransferase — MRVLARLFGFSGSLWRRHGSPRTGSEALALLAWPSPTAPLLSKVSGMVLDPREGFPSTPEMEPKESDCALFSPPAEVRGMTKLDRTAFKKTVTIPVLKVKKEVVSRAMRSLKRTALQRPGIKRVVEDPQDQESRLLLLDPRQVLGRDPFEEAELRALQQLHVDPQLSEYTLELTYDNFKAEEVLRAVLPEGQDVTSGFSRVGHIAHLNLRDHQLPFKHLIGEVMIDKNPGITSAVNKITNIDNTYRNFRMEVLSGEENMMSKVRENNYTYEFDFSKVYWNPRLSTEHSRITHLLKPGDILFDVFAGVGPFAIPAAKKNCTVFANDLNPESHKWLLHNCKLNKVDQKVKVFNLDGQDFLQGPVREELMQQLELSKERQHSVHIVMNLPAKAIEFLSAFRSLLDGQPCSRELLPIVHCYSFSKDANPAEDVRQRAGAVLGISLEASSSVHLVRNVAPNKEMLCITFQMPAAVLYKKPTTEPENHEDPPVKRQKTEKTFPEEKTSIISNT; from the exons ATGAG GGTCCTCGCAAGGCTGTTTGGATTCTCAGGAAGTCTTTGGAGAAGGCACGGCTCTCCCCGAACAGGATCCGAGGCGCTGGCTTTGCTAGCCTGGCCGTCGCCGACAGCACCACTGCTGAGCAAAGTTTCTGGCATGGTTTTGGATCCAAGAGAAGGATTCCCCAGCACGCCTGAAATGGAACCAAAGGAGAGCGACTGCGCGTTGTTTTCTCCACCCGCTGAGGTGCGCGGAATGACCAAACTTGACAGAACAGCCTTTAAAAAGACAGTCACCATCCCGGTGCTTAAGGTGAAGAAGGAAGTAGTCAGTAGAGCCATGCGGTCGCTTAAAAGGACGGCACTGCAGCGCCCGGGGATAAAACGTGTGGTCGAAGATCCCCAGGACCAAGAGAGCAGACTCCTCCTGCTGGATCCCCGGCAGGTGCTTGGCAGGGACCCCTTTGAGGAGGCAGAGCTCAGGGCTTTGCAGCAGCTGCACGTCGATCCTCAGCTATCTGAATACACTCTGGAACTGACTTACGACAACTTCAAGGCAGAAGAAGTCTTGAGAGCTGTGCTCCCTGAAGGTCAGGACGTAACTTCTGGGTTTAGCAGAGTTGGACATATCGCCCACTTGAACCTACGTGATCATCAGCTGCCATTCAAGCATTTAATTG GTGAAGTTATGATCGACAAAAATCCAGGAATCACCTCAGCAGTGAATAAAATCACTAATATTGACAACACATACAGAAATTTCCGAATGGAAGTGCTGTCGGGAGAGGAGAACATGATGAGCAAG GTTCGAGAAAACAACTACACTTAcgaatttgatttttcaaaagtcTACTGGAATCCTCGGCTCTCTACAGAACACAGCCGTATCACACACCTTCTCAAACCAGGGGATATCCTGTTTGATGTTTTTGCTGGGGTCGGGCCCTTTGCCATTCCAGCAGCGAAGAAAAATTGCACTGTTTTTGCCAATGATCTCAATCCTGAATCCCACAAATGGCTGTTGCACAATTGCAAATTAAATAAAGTGGACCAAAAGGTGAAGGTCTTCAACTTGGATGGGCAAGACTTTCTTCAGGGACCCGTCAGAGAAGAGTtaatgcagcagctggaactgtccAAAGAAAGACAACACTCCGTGCACATCGTCATGAACTTGCCGGCAAAGGCCATCGAGTTTCTGAGTGCTTTCAGATCGCTTTTAGATGGGCAGCCGTGCAGCCGTGAGCTCCTCCCCATAGTGCACTGTTACAGCTTTTCTAAAGATGCTAATCCTGCAGAAGATGTCCGACAACGAGCTGGGGCGGTGTTAGGCATTTCCCTGGAAGCATCCAGTTCGGTTCACCTGGTTAGAAATGTGGCCCCCAACAAGGAAATGCTGTGTATCACCTTCCAGATGCCGGCTGCTGTACTCTACAAGAAGCCGACCACAGAGCCAG AGAATCACGAAGATCCACCTGTTAAACggcaaaagacagaaaaaacatTTCCAGAAGAAAAAACATCAATTATCTCAAACACTTAA